From the Moorena sp. SIOASIH genome, the window GCCACCGACTAGACCGATCAGTGCACCGGCAGATGCCCCCAACAAAATCTCACTGGCTTTAATCACAGCAATCAGGATTGCTGCTGTCTGAAAAAGCCTTGGGAAGTAGGGGACGAACAAATCGTCCAGTTCAGTTTCAGTGTGTGCCGCCAATCCGGCTAGCAGCTCCCCTAGTAGTGGAGCAGCACGGTAAAGAATATAGGTGACAATGAACAGAGCGCTGACAAAGAGAATCTCGGGGATTTTCTGATTCTGTTCAGCACTAAGATGGGTTCCCACAACACTATGTACTAGCCATAGTCCAGCCAGCCAAATTAGCCAGCCTAATGGTGCCCTCAGAATCTTAATAAACTCATCGTCTAGGGTGCTTTCTGTAGCGCTAGTCAGACGCTCGATTCTGTCAATGATTATGGCAGTGAACAAACCTCGACATATGTGGGTGAGGAGGAGGATGACCACCACCATAAGTATCTTGTAAACAGGGATGTTGGCGAGCTGGAAGTCGGAATCAAATATCCTTTCTTTGATTAGGTTGATTGTACTATTAAGGTTTTCCATAGTTTTGACTAAAATAGAACAGCAGAGAGCTCCATCTACCTAGTTGGCACTGGTTATTAAACTTAGATATTGCCTAAGCATATGCGCTACAGATGGTGCTACTTGAGGTGCCGTCAGCTGTCAGCTATCAGCCTAATGCTTAAAATAAACATCGTTATGGTTCGCGTAGCGTGTGCCGATACGCAAACAGGATAATTTAATAGTTCGAGATTTTACAGAATTGAAAGTTTGGGGATTTGCCCATCTAAGCTATCAGCCGTTGGCTGATAGCACCTCAAGTAGCGTGTGCGTAGCGCATTAGCTGATAGCTGTTGGCGTAGCCTGCGCGTAGCGCATATGCTTACCTGTTTTTAGCTAAGAACTAGTCGGGGTTTGATCACTGTAGATACTAGTTTTTGTTCCATGAATCCTCAAGAACAAGTTATTAGCTTTGATTTAAAGGCAAGACACTTCAGTATAATCGAAAAAAATCAACACCAACTATAGTAATAACACTGATCATAAATGTATTATCAATTAACGTAGTAATTGCTTAAGTAAGAGGACGTAGAAACTAGGATTCAAGGAATCAGGAATCCAGCTATAGCGTTTTCAAAGGAGTTGTAAAGTCATAGATTGCCGAAGCAAGAGGCAATAGGCAAGAGGCAATAGGCAAGAGGCAATAGGCAATAGGCAAGAGGCAAGAGGCAATAGGCAATATCTCCAGATTTTTATAGTAAAATTAAATCATATATTATCAGTTTATAATTCGTTTCTACACGCTATATTATACTGATACAAAAATACTAACTGATTTGTTAAAAATACGTTAAAATCAAATAGTTTTTAGTAAAAAAATGCCTGTTAACCATTAATAAACTAACACTATCAACTAACATATCGAATATCCCTAGTTTTAACCTGAATTTAAATAATTAATATTTTCATTAACTCTTAGTAGTTCTTACTTAATTATTGTCTCGACTATCAGTTTATATCTAACTCAGCTAAAATTTATCAAATTCAAGGCAAACTAACTAAAACTTTAACTATATCAAGCTTGGATAAAAAAAAATATGATGATAGAAAATTCGATAGTTTATCCCTTTATATACAATGGATATCATCTATAGCATTTACAAGGGAATAGCGGATCTGGGAACAGGGAATAGCGGATGATTGGAACAGGTAACAGTAAGAAAGAGCTTGGAGGATTTTTTGGTGTTATTAAAAAGCGATGCAGCGCGGTCTTGACCACACTGCATCGCTACTCCCTACTCCCTACTCCCTACTCCCTACTCCCTACTCCCTAAAACCTAGGACAAGGTACTCAAGCCTTAACCCTTCTAGGCATAAACTTTCTGATAATAAGCTTGATACTCTTGGGATAGCAATGGTTGCCACCAATCCCGGTTGCTGAGATACCACTCAATAGTTTTACGTAGGCCACCTGCTAGGGTTTCTGTTGGTTCCCAACCCAATTCAGTTTTAATTTTAGTCGCATCAATAGCATAGCGACGGTCATGGCCTGGGCGGTCTTTGACAAAGGTAATTAACTCTTGGGCTGGAGCGACCGGTAGATCAGGGGCTAATTCATTCATCAGCTCGCAAATCTGGTGAACTAGGTCAAGGTTTTTGACTTCGTTATTGCCACCAATGTTATAGGTTTCTCCTGGTTGACCTTTGTGAATCACCACATCTAAAGCACGACAATGATCACCCACATACAGCCAATCTCGAATATTTTGTCCATCCCCGTAGACCGGTAGAGATTTGCCCAACAGGATGTTGATGCACATCAGGGGAATTAATTTTTCTGGAAAATGATAGGGTCCGTAGTTATTGGAGCAATTGGTGATAATAGTCGGAACCCCATAGGTATGGTAATAAGCCCGAGCAAGATGGTCACTGCCAGCTTTGGAAGCAGAATAAGGACTGTTGGGGGCATAGGGTGTGGTTTCACAGAAGGCTGGGTCATCAGCACTTAGACTGCCATACACTTCATCGGTGGAAACATGGAGGAAGCGATAATCCGTTGGTTGTCCTTGATTTTGCCATTGTTGCCGGAAGGACTCTAGTAGGGTAAAGGAACCGACCACATTAGTGCGGATAAAGGCATCAGGTCCTAAAATGGAGCGGTCAACGTGGGATTCAGCAGCAAAGTGGGCGACAGTGTCGATGCTTTCTTCCTGGAGCAGGCGGTCTACTAAAACGCGATCGCATATGTCTCCCTGGACAAACCGCAAATTGGCTTTCTCTTCCAGACCGGCCAGATTCTGGCGGTTACCAGCATAAGTCAGAGCATCTAGTACCACCACGCGATCGCCTGGGTACTGTTCACACCAGTGATGAACAAAATTCGAGCCAATAAATCCTGCACCACCTGTTACTAGTAATTGGCGAGGTTGTCTAGTAGTCAGGGATTTTTGTTCAGAAGAATTCATGATTAGTTTGAATGGGTTAGTGCTTCAGTGGGTTAGTAGAAAAGTCAGCTATCAGCTATCAGCCATCAGCTATCAGCTATCAGCTATCAGCCATCAGCTATCAGCCCTTGGCCTCTTGCCACACTACTTGAGGTGCTTTTGAATACAAGAGGTAAGCTTTGGCCAAGGGCTTTTACCCAGACCTTCAATTCTGATTAATATCGAATTATTAAATTCGATCGTTCAAGGTTTATTTTCAGCTGACCGCTGACCGCTGACCGCTGACCGCTGACCGCTGACCGCTGACCGCTGACCGCTGACCGCTGACCGCTGACCGCTGACCGCTAAATGCTTACCTTAAGTTAGTTCAACTTGTGAGTCATCACCAATCATGAATCGTAATGCTTTTGGATGTTGGGGTGCAGCTTTAACTTGAGCTCTTTCTCCAATTAAACTATCAACAATTCGTTGATGAATACCCGTTAATTTAGCCCCTTTTAGAATCACGCTATTATCAATGTCAGCATCTACTAGAGTAGCTTGGTCAGCAATGCTAGTATATGGACCAATAAAGCAGTTTTCCAGATGGCAGTTTTCACCAATGGTAACTGGACCACGAATTGTACAATTAGTAATACAAGACCCCTTACCAATCTGTACCCGTCCGCTAATTTGACTTTCGGAGTCAATTTCACCATCAACATCAGATTCTAGACAAGTATCTAAAATAATCTGGTTAGCAGCTAACAAGTCATCTTTTTTACCAGTATCCAGCCACCAACCTTTGATTTGAAAAGCTTCTACATTTTTTTGCTGATCAATCAAGTATTGAATCGCATCGGTAATTTCCAGTTCCCCTCTAGCAGAAGGCTGGATGTTAGCAATTGCTTGATGGATAACAGGAGAAAATAGGTAAACACCTACCAGTGCGAGATTAGAAGGAGGAACTTTGGGTTTTTCTACTAGCTGCAACACTCGCCCAAATTCATCGACTTTGGCAACACCAAAGGCAGTGGGATTATCTACCTCCCGTAGCAGGGTGAGGGCATCCAGATTTTTGTTCTGGAAATTTTCTACAAATAAGTTCAGCTCACTTTGAACCAAGTTGTCTCCCAAGTACATTACAAAGGGAGAATCTCCCAGAAAGGGTTGGGCGACTTTAACGGCGTGGGCAAGTCCTAAGGGTTGGTCTTGGAGGATATAGGTAATGTTAGCTCCGAAGCGATCGCCATTTCCTGTTTTAGCCTTAACTTCTTCCCCAGTTTCAGGACTGATAATAATACCGATATCAGTAATACCAGCAGCGATAATTGCTTCGAGCCCATACCACAAAATTGGTTTATTGGCAACAGGTACTAACTGTTTGGCACCAGTATAGGTTAGGGGCCGTAAACGAGTGCCTTTTCCCCCAGAAAGAATCAGTGCTTTCATAAGCTATATAAAATCCTCACTATAAAGTCTGAAATATGAAATATGAATTATTAGGTTTGTTCGCGTAGCGTGGCCTATTGGCCAAGGTTGGCAGGTTGAAGGTTGGCAGGTTGAAGGTTGAAGGTTGAAGGTTGAAGGTTGAAGGTTGAAGGTTGAAGGTTGAACGCGATTGCGTGGCCAAAGGCCAAGGTTAGCAGGTTGAAGTTGAACTATAGCGCTTCTGATAGTAATCAGGTACACAGGATGTTTTTCCTATTCCCTGTTCCCTGTTCCCTATTCCCTATTCCCTGTTCCCTGTTCCCTGTTCCCGATTCCCGATTCCCTCCTCCCTACTCCCTACTCCCTACTCCCTACTCCCTATGCTTATAGCAATTACCCAAGCTTTTGATAAAGTTCTGCTAGCATTTGCCTCAAAGATTGACGCCAATGGGGCGGATAGGTTCCCAATGTTTGGGATATTTTCTGGTTTGAGAGGACTGAGTAAGCAGGACGCTGAGCGGGAGTGGGGTATTCTGGGGTAGTAATTGGCACAACTCGCTGCAATTTTAAGGGGAAGCCCAGAAGTTTGGCTTCTTCAAAGATGGCAACGGCAAAGTCATACCAACTAGTGACACCACTGTTGGTGAAGTGATAGATTCCTCCTACCACTGGATTAGAATCCATTGCTTGCAAAAGTTGAGTAATGGTTACTGCTATATCCTTAGCCCAGGTAGGAGTACCCACTTGATCCGCTACCACCCGAAGCTCTTCTCGCTCAGCCCCCAGTCGTAGCATGGTTTTGACAAAGTTGCCATGACCACGAGTACCGTAAACCCAAGCAGTCCTAAGGATGAGAATGCGATCGCATTTTTGCTGCACCCCTTCTTCCCCTTGCAGTTTCGACTCACCATAAGAACCGATGGGGTTAGGAATATCTTGCTCCGTGTAAGGAGTATTTTTTTTGCCATCGAAAACATAGTCAGTGGAAATATGGAGCAGGATGGCTCCTAAATTCTGAGCTTCCTCTGCCATGATGGTTGGAGCAACAGCATTAATCGATTTAGCCAGTGCCAGTTCTGTCTCTGCTTTATCCACAGCCGTGTAAGCCGCTGCATTGACAATCACGTCAGGCTTAATCTGATCAATTACCTGACGAATACTATCTGGCTGAGCTAAGTCCATATCGCTGCGCCCCACACCGATGACTTGGCCTAGGGGACTCAGAGTATCTTCCAACTCTTGACCCACTTGTCCAGTAATCCCAGTGAGTAAGATTTTTTTCATCTGTCCGCCTCCCGGTCGTCTCCCGCTATAATCAAAGATTTAGCGGTGAGACGTGCCATATAAACACCTGGGGAAACCCCAGGTGACAGGCACTCAGGAAAGGGAGGACAGGGTATTGATTTGATAAGCATATCCATCTTTTTTGTGAATTAGTGTACAGTACTTGTGGCTAATTCCTTGAATCAACCCATTGCTAGTTGAAATGTTGAATGATCCAGTTTTACGAGTGGCAACCCGTCCAACGTAAGTTCCGATTTTTTTGCCCTTAGTAACAATTGCTTTGACAATATCTCCGGTCTGAAAACCTTTGTGGATCTTAGTTCTTGAACAGTACCTCTTCGGGAATCCAAACTTGTCTGTTCGACAAATTTGACGAGTTCCATGACCTTTAGCCATGATCGATAAAAATTGATAGTCCTCGACATAAATGTTTTGAACATTCCCCACACAAGCGGCGTCAATCCAATGAGTTTTAACTAGGTTAAACCGACGTCGATTGTATTTAGTTTGACCTCCCGAACCTGTTTCTACTGGCAATCCGGTGAACTTAAGCTCGTTGTAAAGCTTCCAGCGAGTCGCGTTAACCGCAGCGGCATCAGCTAGAGATCGTTTAGCTTGAGACAGAACTTGCTTCAAAACATCAGGCTTCCCTGATAAGAATTGTTCAATCTCCTGGCTTCCTTTAGCCTGGTTACAATCGTGACAAGCTATTGCCAGGTTGCTAACTCTGTCGGAACCCCCTAAAGATTTTGGCTTGATATGTTCAACTTCTAACCGGGCATCTGTCGCGCCACAGTAGGCGCATTTACGGTTCCATTTTTCAAGCAAGTATTCTCGAATTTCGTAGCCGCATAAAGTACCTTGTTGATATTCAGTACCGGAGATTTCTGGGTTCTCCATCTTCTGAGTGTCAAACCGTACCAACTCCTGAGAAATACCCGCTATGGGACAAAAACGAATCAGTTTTTTAACCCAAGTCAAGATGTTATGAACTCTAGACATTAAGCTAGGAGCCAGCCATCCGGAGGGACGTTTCCGATTAAGAAAGCGAGGTTTTCTATAACGAGTTTTACGGCTACGACGAGAACGTCTTAATTGCCGTCTTGAGGTTAAAGCGTCTCGGATTTGGAATCCACGATGCGTTATTTCAGCACCCCAAATAACAGTGTTGTCTTGCCGGTAGCTCACGCCTGTTGTTTTTGCACCTGGGTCAATTTTTAACTGGTAATTATGAGTCCTACAATTTTCTACCTCCAAATCTGACAGGATAATTGTGAATGGATACCTTCTCAACACTTTGGCTCTACCTTGCTTGAGTAATAATCTGGCTCTGGCCGGACGGCAAGGGTCTAGTGGTTTCAAGTTTTTGTCGAGTACAAATACACGCATAATTGTGTTTT encodes:
- the iscB gene encoding RNA-guided endonuclease IscB, with product MRVFVLDKNLKPLDPCRPARARLLLKQGRAKVLRRYPFTIILSDLEVENCRTHNYQLKIDPGAKTTGVSYRQDNTVIWGAEITHRGFQIRDALTSRRQLRRSRRSRKTRYRKPRFLNRKRPSGWLAPSLMSRVHNILTWVKKLIRFCPIAGISQELVRFDTQKMENPEISGTEYQQGTLCGYEIREYLLEKWNRKCAYCGATDARLEVEHIKPKSLGGSDRVSNLAIACHDCNQAKGSQEIEQFLSGKPDVLKQVLSQAKRSLADAAAVNATRWKLYNELKFTGLPVETGSGGQTKYNRRRFNLVKTHWIDAACVGNVQNIYVEDYQFLSIMAKGHGTRQICRTDKFGFPKRYCSRTKIHKGFQTGDIVKAIVTKGKKIGTYVGRVATRKTGSFNISTSNGLIQGISHKYCTLIHKKDGYAYQINTLSSLS
- the rfbB gene encoding dTDP-glucose 4,6-dehydratase, which produces MNSSEQKSLTTRQPRQLLVTGGAGFIGSNFVHHWCEQYPGDRVVVLDALTYAGNRQNLAGLEEKANLRFVQGDICDRVLVDRLLQEESIDTVAHFAAESHVDRSILGPDAFIRTNVVGSFTLLESFRQQWQNQGQPTDYRFLHVSTDEVYGSLSADDPAFCETTPYAPNSPYSASKAGSDHLARAYYHTYGVPTIITNCSNNYGPYHFPEKLIPLMCINILLGKSLPVYGDGQNIRDWLYVGDHCRALDVVIHKGQPGETYNIGGNNEVKNLDLVHQICELMNELAPDLPVAPAQELITFVKDRPGHDRRYAIDATKIKTELGWEPTETLAGGLRKTIEWYLSNRDWWQPLLSQEYQAYYQKVYA
- a CDS encoding glucose-1-phosphate thymidylyltransferase, translating into MKALILSGGKGTRLRPLTYTGAKQLVPVANKPILWYGLEAIIAAGITDIGIIISPETGEEVKAKTGNGDRFGANITYILQDQPLGLAHAVKVAQPFLGDSPFVMYLGDNLVQSELNLFVENFQNKNLDALTLLREVDNPTAFGVAKVDEFGRVLQLVEKPKVPPSNLALVGVYLFSPVIHQAIANIQPSARGELEITDAIQYLIDQQKNVEAFQIKGWWLDTGKKDDLLAANQIILDTCLESDVDGEIDSESQISGRVQIGKGSCITNCTIRGPVTIGENCHLENCFIGPYTSIADQATLVDADIDNSVILKGAKLTGIHQRIVDSLIGERAQVKAAPQHPKALRFMIGDDSQVELT
- the rfbD gene encoding dTDP-4-dehydrorhamnose reductase, yielding MKKILLTGITGQVGQELEDTLSPLGQVIGVGRSDMDLAQPDSIRQVIDQIKPDVIVNAAAYTAVDKAETELALAKSINAVAPTIMAEEAQNLGAILLHISTDYVFDGKKNTPYTEQDIPNPIGSYGESKLQGEEGVQQKCDRILILRTAWVYGTRGHGNFVKTMLRLGAEREELRVVADQVGTPTWAKDIAVTITQLLQAMDSNPVVGGIYHFTNSGVTSWYDFAVAIFEEAKLLGFPLKLQRVVPITTPEYPTPAQRPAYSVLSNQKISQTLGTYPPHWRQSLRQMLAELYQKLG